From a single Muntiacus reevesi chromosome 14, mMunRee1.1, whole genome shotgun sequence genomic region:
- the DAB2 gene encoding disabled homolog 2 isoform X2: MSNEVETSATNGQPDQQAAPKAPSKKEKKKGMEKTDEYLLARFKGDGVKYKAKLIGIDDVPDARGDKMSQDSMMKLKGMAAAARSQGQHKQRIWVNISLSGIKIIDEKTGVIEHEHPVNKISFIARDVTDNRAFGYVCGGEGQHQFFAIKTGQQAEPLVIDLKDLFQVIYNTKKKEEEKKKMEEANKTVENGSDALMNLDDPPCKLKLESKDILLVDLNSEIDTNQNSLQENLFLTNGITSCSLPRPKPQASFLPENAFSANLNFFPTPNPDPFRDDPFAQPDQSTPSSSDSLKSPDQKKENLSSSSTPLSNGPLNGDVDYFGQQFDQISNRTGKQEAQAGPWPLSSTQTQPAMRTHNEVSEREQNGFHIKSSPNPFVGSPPKGLPVPNGVKQDLETSVQSSPHDSIAIIPPPQSTKPGRGRRTAKSPAKDLLAADIFAPPISEPPGQSTGQPATLQTNPLDLFKTSAPAPLGPLPGLGGVPVLSAQAGPWSPAPLVFSQSPSMVPGAMMAGQPSGFSQPIVFTTSPSVPGWNQPSSFAVSVSSPPPVAWGTSASITPNTWSANSPLGNPFQGNVFPAPAVSTQPPSMLSSLLVTPPQPPPRTGPPKDVPSDAFIALDPLGDREVKEVKEMFKDFQLRQPPTVPARKGEQNSSGTSSAFSNYFNSKVGIPQENADHDDLDANQLLRKINELPKPAPRHSAPPVTKSADNAFENPFSKDSFHSSPASMASLQSTSSDIYRDPFGNPFA; the protein is encoded by the exons ATGTCTAACGAAGTAGAAACAAGCGCAACTAATGGTCAGCCTGACCAACAGGCTGCACCAAAGGCCCCatccaagaaggaaaagaagaaag gcaTGGAAAAGACAGATGAATATCTTTTGGCAAGATTCAAAGGTGATGGTGTGAAATACAAGGCCAAGCTAATTGGCATTGATGATGTGCCAGATGCAAGAGGAGATAAAATGAGCCAAGATTCTATGATGAAACTAAAG GGAATGGCGGCAGCTGCTCGGTCTCAGGGACAACACAAGCAAAGGATCTGGgtcaatatttctctttctggaatAAAAATCATCGATGAGAAAACTGGG gTAATAGAACATGAACATCCAGTAAATAAGATTTCTTTCATTGCCCGTGATGTGACAGATAACCGAGCATTTGGTTATGTGTGTGGAGGAGAAGGTCAACACCAATTTTTTGCCATAAAAACAGGGCAACAG GCTGAGCCGTTAGTCATTGATCTGAAAGACCTTTTCCAAGTTATCtataatacaaagaaaaaggaagaagaaaagaaaaag ATGGAAGAAGCCAACAAAACAGTAGAG AATGGGAGTGATGCGCTAATGAATCTTGATGACCCACCTTGCAAACTAAAATTG GAAAGCAAAGATATCCTGTTAGTGGATCTAAACTCTGAAATCGACACCAATCAGAATTCTTTACAAGAAAATCTGTTCTTAACAAATGGCATCACCTCCTGCTCTCTTCCTCGACCAAAGCCTCAGGCatctttcttgcctgaaaatgccTTTTCTGCCAATCTCAACTTCTTTCCCACCCCTAATCCTGATCCTTTCCGTGATGATCCTTTCGCACAGCCAGACCAATCGACACCCTCTTCGTCTGATTCTCTCAAATCTCCAGATCAGAAGAAAGAGAATTTGAGTAGCTCGTCTACCCCTCTGAGTAATGGGCCCCTGAATGGGGATGTTGATTACTTTGGTCAGCAATTTGACCAGATCTCTAACCGGACTGGCAAACAGGAAGCTCAGGCAGGCCCGTGGCCCTTATCAAGTACGCAAACACAGCCAGCAATGAGAACTCACAATGAGGTATCTGAAAGAGAACAGAACGGCTTCCATATCAAATCCTCCCCGAACCCTTTTGTGGGAAGCCCTCCCAAAGGACTGCCCGTCCCGAATGGCGTAAAGCAGGACTTGGAAACCTCTGTCCAGTCCTCACCACATGACTCCATAGCCATTATCCCACCTCCACAAAGTACCAAACCCGGAAGAGGCAGAAGGACTGCTAAG TCTCCAGCAAAAGACTTACTTGCAGCAGACATCTTTGCTCCTCCCATCTCAGAACCTCCAGGACAATCTACAGGACAACCTGCAACCCTACAGACCAACCCTCTGGATCTCTTCAAAACAAGTGCTCCTGCCCCTTTGGGGCCCCTCCCGGGTCTAG GTGGCGTGCCAGTTCTGTCTGCCCAGGCAGGGCCATGGAGCCCAGCACCTTTAGTCTTCAGCCAGTCCCCGTCAATGGTCCCCGGCGCCATGATGGCTGGTCAGCCTTCAGGATTCAGTCAGCCAATCGTCTTCACCACAAGCCCAAGTGTTCCGGGTTGGAACCAGCCTTCCTCTTTCGcagtctcagtttcctctccaCCCCCTGTAGCGTGGGGCACATCGGCCTCCATAACACCCAACACATGGTCAGCAAACAGCCCTCTGGGGAATCCTTTCCAGGGCAACGTTTTCCCAGCTCCTGCTGTGTCCACCCAGCCCCCTTCTATGCTCTCCTCTCTCCTGGTCACTCCTCCTCAACCACCTCCCAGAACTGGCCCTCCCAAGGATGTCCCCAGTGATGCCTTCATTGCCTTGGACCCTCTTGGGGACAGAGAAgtcaaggaagtgaaagaaatgtttaaggaCTTCCAGCTGCGGCAGCCACCTACTGTGCCAGCAAGGAAGGGAGAACAGAACTCCTCTGGGACCTCGAGTGCCTTCTCCAATTATTTCAACAgcaaagttggcattcctcaggAGAATGCAGACCATGATGATCTGGATGCTAATCAACTATTGAGAAAGATCAATG AACTACCAAAGCCAGCTCCCCGACACAGTGCCCCGCCAGTTACCAAATCTGCTGACAATGCATTTGAGAACCCCTTCTCTAAAGATTCTTTCCACTCATCACCAGCCTCT ATGGCTTCTCTTCAATCCACATCATCCGATATATATAGAGATCCATTTGGAAATCCTTTTGCCTAA
- the DAB2 gene encoding disabled homolog 2 isoform X1, giving the protein MSNEVETSATNGQPDQQAAPKAPSKKEKKKGMEKTDEYLLARFKGDGVKYKAKLIGIDDVPDARGDKMSQDSMMKLKGMAAAARSQGQHKQRIWVNISLSGIKIIDEKTGVIEHEHPVNKISFIARDVTDNRAFGYVCGGEGQHQFFAIKTGQQAEPLVIDLKDLFQVIYNTKKKEEEKKKMEEANKTVENGSDALMNLDDPPCKLKLGVDQMDLFGDMSTPPDLSSPTESKDILLVDLNSEIDTNQNSLQENLFLTNGITSCSLPRPKPQASFLPENAFSANLNFFPTPNPDPFRDDPFAQPDQSTPSSSDSLKSPDQKKENLSSSSTPLSNGPLNGDVDYFGQQFDQISNRTGKQEAQAGPWPLSSTQTQPAMRTHNEVSEREQNGFHIKSSPNPFVGSPPKGLPVPNGVKQDLETSVQSSPHDSIAIIPPPQSTKPGRGRRTAKSPAKDLLAADIFAPPISEPPGQSTGQPATLQTNPLDLFKTSAPAPLGPLPGLGGVPVLSAQAGPWSPAPLVFSQSPSMVPGAMMAGQPSGFSQPIVFTTSPSVPGWNQPSSFAVSVSSPPPVAWGTSASITPNTWSANSPLGNPFQGNVFPAPAVSTQPPSMLSSLLVTPPQPPPRTGPPKDVPSDAFIALDPLGDREVKEVKEMFKDFQLRQPPTVPARKGEQNSSGTSSAFSNYFNSKVGIPQENADHDDLDANQLLRKINELPKPAPRHSAPPVTKSADNAFENPFSKDSFHSSPASMASLQSTSSDIYRDPFGNPFA; this is encoded by the exons ATGTCTAACGAAGTAGAAACAAGCGCAACTAATGGTCAGCCTGACCAACAGGCTGCACCAAAGGCCCCatccaagaaggaaaagaagaaag gcaTGGAAAAGACAGATGAATATCTTTTGGCAAGATTCAAAGGTGATGGTGTGAAATACAAGGCCAAGCTAATTGGCATTGATGATGTGCCAGATGCAAGAGGAGATAAAATGAGCCAAGATTCTATGATGAAACTAAAG GGAATGGCGGCAGCTGCTCGGTCTCAGGGACAACACAAGCAAAGGATCTGGgtcaatatttctctttctggaatAAAAATCATCGATGAGAAAACTGGG gTAATAGAACATGAACATCCAGTAAATAAGATTTCTTTCATTGCCCGTGATGTGACAGATAACCGAGCATTTGGTTATGTGTGTGGAGGAGAAGGTCAACACCAATTTTTTGCCATAAAAACAGGGCAACAG GCTGAGCCGTTAGTCATTGATCTGAAAGACCTTTTCCAAGTTATCtataatacaaagaaaaaggaagaagaaaagaaaaag ATGGAAGAAGCCAACAAAACAGTAGAG AATGGGAGTGATGCGCTAATGAATCTTGATGACCCACCTTGCAAACTAAAATTG gGTGTTGACCAGATGGATTTGTTTGGGGACATGTCTACACCTCCTGACCTAAGTAGTCCAACA GAAAGCAAAGATATCCTGTTAGTGGATCTAAACTCTGAAATCGACACCAATCAGAATTCTTTACAAGAAAATCTGTTCTTAACAAATGGCATCACCTCCTGCTCTCTTCCTCGACCAAAGCCTCAGGCatctttcttgcctgaaaatgccTTTTCTGCCAATCTCAACTTCTTTCCCACCCCTAATCCTGATCCTTTCCGTGATGATCCTTTCGCACAGCCAGACCAATCGACACCCTCTTCGTCTGATTCTCTCAAATCTCCAGATCAGAAGAAAGAGAATTTGAGTAGCTCGTCTACCCCTCTGAGTAATGGGCCCCTGAATGGGGATGTTGATTACTTTGGTCAGCAATTTGACCAGATCTCTAACCGGACTGGCAAACAGGAAGCTCAGGCAGGCCCGTGGCCCTTATCAAGTACGCAAACACAGCCAGCAATGAGAACTCACAATGAGGTATCTGAAAGAGAACAGAACGGCTTCCATATCAAATCCTCCCCGAACCCTTTTGTGGGAAGCCCTCCCAAAGGACTGCCCGTCCCGAATGGCGTAAAGCAGGACTTGGAAACCTCTGTCCAGTCCTCACCACATGACTCCATAGCCATTATCCCACCTCCACAAAGTACCAAACCCGGAAGAGGCAGAAGGACTGCTAAG TCTCCAGCAAAAGACTTACTTGCAGCAGACATCTTTGCTCCTCCCATCTCAGAACCTCCAGGACAATCTACAGGACAACCTGCAACCCTACAGACCAACCCTCTGGATCTCTTCAAAACAAGTGCTCCTGCCCCTTTGGGGCCCCTCCCGGGTCTAG GTGGCGTGCCAGTTCTGTCTGCCCAGGCAGGGCCATGGAGCCCAGCACCTTTAGTCTTCAGCCAGTCCCCGTCAATGGTCCCCGGCGCCATGATGGCTGGTCAGCCTTCAGGATTCAGTCAGCCAATCGTCTTCACCACAAGCCCAAGTGTTCCGGGTTGGAACCAGCCTTCCTCTTTCGcagtctcagtttcctctccaCCCCCTGTAGCGTGGGGCACATCGGCCTCCATAACACCCAACACATGGTCAGCAAACAGCCCTCTGGGGAATCCTTTCCAGGGCAACGTTTTCCCAGCTCCTGCTGTGTCCACCCAGCCCCCTTCTATGCTCTCCTCTCTCCTGGTCACTCCTCCTCAACCACCTCCCAGAACTGGCCCTCCCAAGGATGTCCCCAGTGATGCCTTCATTGCCTTGGACCCTCTTGGGGACAGAGAAgtcaaggaagtgaaagaaatgtttaaggaCTTCCAGCTGCGGCAGCCACCTACTGTGCCAGCAAGGAAGGGAGAACAGAACTCCTCTGGGACCTCGAGTGCCTTCTCCAATTATTTCAACAgcaaagttggcattcctcaggAGAATGCAGACCATGATGATCTGGATGCTAATCAACTATTGAGAAAGATCAATG AACTACCAAAGCCAGCTCCCCGACACAGTGCCCCGCCAGTTACCAAATCTGCTGACAATGCATTTGAGAACCCCTTCTCTAAAGATTCTTTCCACTCATCACCAGCCTCT ATGGCTTCTCTTCAATCCACATCATCCGATATATATAGAGATCCATTTGGAAATCCTTTTGCCTAA